In the Kwoniella mangroviensis CBS 8507 chromosome 3, whole genome shotgun sequence genome, one interval contains:
- a CDS encoding DNA-directed RNA polymerase I, II, and III subunit rpabc5: MIIPVRCFSCGKVIGNLWDSYLELLAAGVDEGDALDRLQLKRYCCRRMVLTHVDLIEKLLMYNPLSRDR, from the exons ATG ATCATCCCCGTCAGGTGCTTCTCGTGTGGTAAAGTGATAGGTAACTTGTGGGACAGTTATCTGGAGCTGTTAGCTGCTGGGGTGGATGAAGG TGATGCGTTGGATAGACTTCAATT AAAACGTTATTGTTGTCGAAGAATGGTTTTGACCCATG TCGACCTCATCGAGAAGCTGTTGATGTACAATC CACTCTCACGAGATCGATAA